From a single Parambassis ranga chromosome 2, fParRan2.1, whole genome shotgun sequence genomic region:
- the mfsd6a gene encoding major facilitator superfamily domain-containing protein 6-A isoform X2 yields the protein MAADDKVAILTEDEEEQKRKYVLAEPFNTLSMGQQAAAPPATDTPPEQLPNPNSQPDLNLNCCQRLCLRINKNLLVSKVFYFFFYAAYGSLHPLLAVYYKQLGMSASRSGLLVGIRYFIEFCSAPFWGIVADRFKKGKAVLLFSVLCWLVFNCGIGFVRPAEMICEEIVTAPETTAPPVTTPHAHGNATYPSNSTNHTRVYRSLAGFPEAFSLLRRHARSTNSNTTLAPFSTANTTQLTPNTTLRTTAATASPKPTSKKKYQITYNKDQVETNFLLILLVIIVGEFFSAPAVTIVDTVTLHYLGKARDRYGLQRMWGSLGWGLAMLLVGIWIDHTHITVSVEGDGCVLPEYRNYQIAFIVFGVLMGSAFIVATQFYFEKGGSYQQELPQVVEETVSPQAQSESTSSGETPISLDATEEFHYSDLLKLLCSVRYSSVLFVAWFMGFGYGFVFSFLYWHLEDLKGSTTLFGICSILSHVSELAAYFTSHKFIELVGHVRVLYIGLACNTARYLYISYLQNAWTVLPMEVLQGVTHASVWAACISFLSAAVPPALRTSAQGILQGLHLGLGRGCGAMVGGVFVSYFGAAETFTGIGMASLVILLIFSFIQCLTGETEGQEDKILAENIPVPSSPVPIATIDLVQSQNAAGGLSPAHQAAMLPVRKTKHQEDQEDVTRPAWVLSGAPWVTIAFALVQLREMMNMAKNSGPPPEIQPLQRGA from the exons ATGGCAGCTGACGACAAGGTTGCCATCCtgactgaggatgaggaggagcagaagaggaagtaTGTGCTGGCTGAGCCCTTTAACACCCTGTCCATGGGGCAGCAGGCCGCCGCGCCGCCCGCGACGGACACTCCGCCCGAGCAGCTGCCGAACCCGAACTCACAGCCCGACCTAAACCTGAACTGCTGCCAGAGGTTGTGCCTCCGCATCAACAAGAACCTCCTCGTCTCTAAGGTCTTCTATTTCTTCTTCTACGCCGCCTACGGCTCGCTGCATCCTCTGCTGGCCGTCTACTACAAGCAGCTCGGCATGTCGGCCAGCCGCAGCGGACTCCTCGTTGGTATCCGCTACTTCATTGAGTTCTGCAGCGCCCCCTTCTGGGGCATAGTGGCAGACCGCTTTAAGAAAGGGAAGGCCGTGCTGCTGTTCTCCGTTCTGTGCTGGCTGGTCTTCAATTGTGGCATCGGCTTCGTCAGACCAGCTGAGATGATATGTGAGGAAATCGTTACTGCTCCCGAGACGACGGCGCCACCTGTGACGACGCCACACGCACATGGCAACGCCACATATCCGAGCAACTCCACCAACCACACCAGAGTTTACCGGAGCCTTGCAGGCTTCCCTGAAGCCTTCAGCTTGTTGCGCCGGCACGCTCGAAGCACCAACTCCAACACGACGTTAGCTCCATTCAGCACAGCCAACACCACCCAGCTAACACCGAACACCACTCTACGCACCACCGCAGCCACCGCCTCTCCTAAGCCGACATCCAAGAAGAAGTACCAGATCACCTACAACAAGGACCAGGTGGAGACCAACTTCCTGCTCATTCTGCTCGTCATCATCGTGGGCGAGTTCTTCAGCGCCCCCGCCGTCACCATCGTGGACACCGTCACCCTGCACTACCTCGGGAAAGCCCGTGACCGCTACGGCCTGCAGAGGATGTGGGGCTCTCTGGGTTGGGGTCTGGCCATGCTCCTGGTGGGCATCTGGATcgaccacacacacatcaccgtCAGCGTCGAGGGTGACGGCTGCGTCCTACCCGAGTATCGCAACTATCAGATCGCCTTCATCGTGTTCGGCGTTCTGATGGGCTCGGCCTTCATCGTGGCCACTCAGTTTTACTTCGAGAAAGGCGGCAGCTACCAGCAGGAGCTTCctcaggtggtggaggagaCCGTGAGCCCTCAGGCACAGTCTGAGTCCACCTCTTCAGGCGAGACTCCCATCAGCCTGGACGCCACAGAGGAGTTTCACTACAGCgacctgctgaagctgctgtgcaGCGTGCGCTACAGCTCCGTGCTCTTCGTCGCCTGGTTCATGGGCTTCGGCTACGGCTTCGTCTTCAGCTTCCTGTACTGGCACCTGGAGGACCTGAAGGGGTCGACCACACTGTTCGGGATCTGCTCCATCCTGAGCCACGTCTCAGAGCTCGCCGCTTATTTCACCAGCCACAAGTTCATCGAGCTGGTGGGACACGTCAG GGTGCTGTACATCGGCCTGGCCTGCAACACGGCGCGGTACCTGTACATCTCCTACCTGCAGAACGCCTGGACCGTCCTGCCCATGGAAGTCCTTCAAG gtGTGACGCACGCCTCGGTTTGGGCAGCCTGCATCTCCTTCCTGAGCGCCGCGGTCCCGCCCGCTCTGAGGACCTCGGCTCAGGGCATCCTGCAGGGCCTGCACCTCGGGCTGGGGCGCGGCTGCGGGGCCATGGTGGGCGGAGTGTTCGTCAGTTATTTCG gtgctgctgaGACCTTCACAGGCATCGGCATGGCGTCGCTcgtcatcctcctcatcttctcctTCATCCAGTGTCTGACCGGAGAGACCGAAGGACAAG AGGACAAAATTCTAGCGGAGAACATCCCGGTGCCCTCCAGCCCCGTCCCCATCGCCACCATCGACCTGGTGCAGAGCCAGAACGCCGCCGGCGGCCTGAGCCCCGCCCACCAGGCCGCCATGCTGCCTGTCAGAAAGACCAAACACCAGGAGGATCAGGAGGACGTGACCAGGCCGGCGTGGGTGCTCTCCGGCGCCCCCTGGGTCACCATCGCCTTCGCACTGGTCCAGTTAAGAGAGATGATGAACATGGCGAAGAACAGCGGGCCGCCTCCAGAGATCCAGCCGCTGCAG AGAG GTGCCTAA
- the LOC114431845 gene encoding slit homolog 1 protein isoform X2 yields MMSLVLLLLVAAEVTCRSHTHSPPHARCEPGCDCPGDLRITTCSRALFTQLPGRVPSNTELLDLSDNHISVIPQRSFSNNRKLRVLLLQNNNISVVEDSSFSQLEFLQKLDLSWNRISVLTEGFSIGLAFLRELQLAHNYLSSLDSRSFLHLDGLQRLNLTSNRIQTIHVRSFSSMSTLRQLHLEDNQLTSLKSGIFSMLRSLEVLNLAGNLISGTDNGVFKPLTSMTLLNMADNQLSVVNFKTLLNIHTYSTHILLEGNPWNCDCDLQRVFRKLRSIQRLFLDDYSNLTCKAPPVLQDYLLMDVENELCIAETVTVLIITVTVVITVLAAMLMGERKRKKRRRALHWTHQEDLSDESDH; encoded by the coding sequence ATGATGTCGCTGGTGTTGCTCCTCCTTGTGGCGGCGGAGGTGACCTGCCGGTCTCACACTCACAGCCCACCTCACGCCAGGTGCGAGCCCGGCTGTGACTGTCCAGGAGACCTGAGGATCACCACCTGCTCCCGGGCCCTCTTCACCCAGCTGCCCGGCAGAGTGCCCTCCAACACCGAGCTCCTCGACCTGTCCGACAACCACATCTCCGTCATCCCGCAGCGCTCCTTCAGCAACAACCGCAAGCTgcgggtgctgctgctgcagaacaaCAACATCAGCGTGGTGGAGGACAGCAGCTTCTCTCAGCTGGAGTTCCTGCAGaagctggacctgagctggaACCGGATCTCCGTCCTGACAGAAGGATTCTCCATCGGTCTGGCCTTCCTGCGCGAGCTGCAGCTGGCCCACAACTACCTGAGCAGCCTGGACAGTCGGAGCTTCCTCCACCTGGACGGCCTCCAGAGGTTAAACCTGACCAGCAACAGAATCCAGACCATCCACGTGAGGTCCTTCTCCTCCATGAGCACCCTGCGGCAGCTCCACCTGGAGGACAACCAGCTGACATCTCTGAAGAGCGGCATCTTCTCCATGCTGCGCTCCCTGGAGGTCCTCAACCTGGCAGGAAACCTCATCAGCGGGACGGACAACGGCGTCTTCAAGCCGCTCACCAGCATGACGTTACTCAACATGGCCGACAACCAGCTCTCCGTCGTCAACTTCAAGACGTTACTGAACATCCACACCTACAGCACCCACATCCTGCTGGAGGGCAACCCCTGGAACTGCGACTGTGACCTGCAGAGAGTGTTCCGGAAGCTGCGCAGCATCCAGAGGCTCTTTCTGGACGACTACTCCAACCTGACCTGCAAGGCTCCGCCCGTCCTCCAGGACTACCTGCTGATGGACGTGGAGAACGAGCTGTGCATCGCAGAGACCGTCACCGTGCTCATCATCACCGTCACCGTGGTGATAACAGTACTGGCTGCCATGCTGATGGgcgagaggaagaggaagaagaggaggagagcactGCACTGGACGCACCAGGAAGACCTGTCCGACGAGTCGGACCACTGA
- the LOC114431845 gene encoding slit homolog 1 protein isoform X1: MTVFMSSCGFRAMMSLVLLLLVAAEVTCRSHTHSPPHARCEPGCDCPGDLRITTCSRALFTQLPGRVPSNTELLDLSDNHISVIPQRSFSNNRKLRVLLLQNNNISVVEDSSFSQLEFLQKLDLSWNRISVLTEGFSIGLAFLRELQLAHNYLSSLDSRSFLHLDGLQRLNLTSNRIQTIHVRSFSSMSTLRQLHLEDNQLTSLKSGIFSMLRSLEVLNLAGNLISGTDNGVFKPLTSMTLLNMADNQLSVVNFKTLLNIHTYSTHILLEGNPWNCDCDLQRVFRKLRSIQRLFLDDYSNLTCKAPPVLQDYLLMDVENELCIAETVTVLIITVTVVITVLAAMLMGERKRKKRRRALHWTHQEDLSDESDH, encoded by the coding sequence ATGACGGTGTTCATGTCCTCTTGTGGTTTCAGAGCCATGATGTCGCTGGTGTTGCTCCTCCTTGTGGCGGCGGAGGTGACCTGCCGGTCTCACACTCACAGCCCACCTCACGCCAGGTGCGAGCCCGGCTGTGACTGTCCAGGAGACCTGAGGATCACCACCTGCTCCCGGGCCCTCTTCACCCAGCTGCCCGGCAGAGTGCCCTCCAACACCGAGCTCCTCGACCTGTCCGACAACCACATCTCCGTCATCCCGCAGCGCTCCTTCAGCAACAACCGCAAGCTgcgggtgctgctgctgcagaacaaCAACATCAGCGTGGTGGAGGACAGCAGCTTCTCTCAGCTGGAGTTCCTGCAGaagctggacctgagctggaACCGGATCTCCGTCCTGACAGAAGGATTCTCCATCGGTCTGGCCTTCCTGCGCGAGCTGCAGCTGGCCCACAACTACCTGAGCAGCCTGGACAGTCGGAGCTTCCTCCACCTGGACGGCCTCCAGAGGTTAAACCTGACCAGCAACAGAATCCAGACCATCCACGTGAGGTCCTTCTCCTCCATGAGCACCCTGCGGCAGCTCCACCTGGAGGACAACCAGCTGACATCTCTGAAGAGCGGCATCTTCTCCATGCTGCGCTCCCTGGAGGTCCTCAACCTGGCAGGAAACCTCATCAGCGGGACGGACAACGGCGTCTTCAAGCCGCTCACCAGCATGACGTTACTCAACATGGCCGACAACCAGCTCTCCGTCGTCAACTTCAAGACGTTACTGAACATCCACACCTACAGCACCCACATCCTGCTGGAGGGCAACCCCTGGAACTGCGACTGTGACCTGCAGAGAGTGTTCCGGAAGCTGCGCAGCATCCAGAGGCTCTTTCTGGACGACTACTCCAACCTGACCTGCAAGGCTCCGCCCGTCCTCCAGGACTACCTGCTGATGGACGTGGAGAACGAGCTGTGCATCGCAGAGACCGTCACCGTGCTCATCATCACCGTCACCGTGGTGATAACAGTACTGGCTGCCATGCTGATGGgcgagaggaagaggaagaagaggaggagagcactGCACTGGACGCACCAGGAAGACCTGTCCGACGAGTCGGACCACTGA
- the mfsd6a gene encoding major facilitator superfamily domain-containing protein 6-A isoform X1: MAADDKVAILTEDEEEQKRKYVLAEPFNTLSMGQQAAAPPATDTPPEQLPNPNSQPDLNLNCCQRLCLRINKNLLVSKVFYFFFYAAYGSLHPLLAVYYKQLGMSASRSGLLVGIRYFIEFCSAPFWGIVADRFKKGKAVLLFSVLCWLVFNCGIGFVRPAEMICEEIVTAPETTAPPVTTPHAHGNATYPSNSTNHTRVYRSLAGFPEAFSLLRRHARSTNSNTTLAPFSTANTTQLTPNTTLRTTAATASPKPTSKKKYQITYNKDQVETNFLLILLVIIVGEFFSAPAVTIVDTVTLHYLGKARDRYGLQRMWGSLGWGLAMLLVGIWIDHTHITVSVEGDGCVLPEYRNYQIAFIVFGVLMGSAFIVATQFYFEKGGSYQQELPQVVEETVSPQAQSESTSSGETPISLDATEEFHYSDLLKLLCSVRYSSVLFVAWFMGFGYGFVFSFLYWHLEDLKGSTTLFGICSILSHVSELAAYFTSHKFIELVGHVRVLYIGLACNTARYLYISYLQNAWTVLPMEVLQGVTHASVWAACISFLSAAVPPALRTSAQGILQGLHLGLGRGCGAMVGGVFVSYFGAAETFTGIGMASLVILLIFSFIQCLTGETEGQEDKILAENIPVPSSPVPIATIDLVQSQNAAGGLSPAHQAAMLPVRKTKHQEDQEDVTRPAWVLSGAPWVTIAFALVQLREMMNMAKNSGPPPEIQPLQVPNERASAEAAATSHSAPTQPDTTHPTPTDCHSDQTHPASDRGGAMETPAFTAGDTH; the protein is encoded by the exons ATGGCAGCTGACGACAAGGTTGCCATCCtgactgaggatgaggaggagcagaagaggaagtaTGTGCTGGCTGAGCCCTTTAACACCCTGTCCATGGGGCAGCAGGCCGCCGCGCCGCCCGCGACGGACACTCCGCCCGAGCAGCTGCCGAACCCGAACTCACAGCCCGACCTAAACCTGAACTGCTGCCAGAGGTTGTGCCTCCGCATCAACAAGAACCTCCTCGTCTCTAAGGTCTTCTATTTCTTCTTCTACGCCGCCTACGGCTCGCTGCATCCTCTGCTGGCCGTCTACTACAAGCAGCTCGGCATGTCGGCCAGCCGCAGCGGACTCCTCGTTGGTATCCGCTACTTCATTGAGTTCTGCAGCGCCCCCTTCTGGGGCATAGTGGCAGACCGCTTTAAGAAAGGGAAGGCCGTGCTGCTGTTCTCCGTTCTGTGCTGGCTGGTCTTCAATTGTGGCATCGGCTTCGTCAGACCAGCTGAGATGATATGTGAGGAAATCGTTACTGCTCCCGAGACGACGGCGCCACCTGTGACGACGCCACACGCACATGGCAACGCCACATATCCGAGCAACTCCACCAACCACACCAGAGTTTACCGGAGCCTTGCAGGCTTCCCTGAAGCCTTCAGCTTGTTGCGCCGGCACGCTCGAAGCACCAACTCCAACACGACGTTAGCTCCATTCAGCACAGCCAACACCACCCAGCTAACACCGAACACCACTCTACGCACCACCGCAGCCACCGCCTCTCCTAAGCCGACATCCAAGAAGAAGTACCAGATCACCTACAACAAGGACCAGGTGGAGACCAACTTCCTGCTCATTCTGCTCGTCATCATCGTGGGCGAGTTCTTCAGCGCCCCCGCCGTCACCATCGTGGACACCGTCACCCTGCACTACCTCGGGAAAGCCCGTGACCGCTACGGCCTGCAGAGGATGTGGGGCTCTCTGGGTTGGGGTCTGGCCATGCTCCTGGTGGGCATCTGGATcgaccacacacacatcaccgtCAGCGTCGAGGGTGACGGCTGCGTCCTACCCGAGTATCGCAACTATCAGATCGCCTTCATCGTGTTCGGCGTTCTGATGGGCTCGGCCTTCATCGTGGCCACTCAGTTTTACTTCGAGAAAGGCGGCAGCTACCAGCAGGAGCTTCctcaggtggtggaggagaCCGTGAGCCCTCAGGCACAGTCTGAGTCCACCTCTTCAGGCGAGACTCCCATCAGCCTGGACGCCACAGAGGAGTTTCACTACAGCgacctgctgaagctgctgtgcaGCGTGCGCTACAGCTCCGTGCTCTTCGTCGCCTGGTTCATGGGCTTCGGCTACGGCTTCGTCTTCAGCTTCCTGTACTGGCACCTGGAGGACCTGAAGGGGTCGACCACACTGTTCGGGATCTGCTCCATCCTGAGCCACGTCTCAGAGCTCGCCGCTTATTTCACCAGCCACAAGTTCATCGAGCTGGTGGGACACGTCAG GGTGCTGTACATCGGCCTGGCCTGCAACACGGCGCGGTACCTGTACATCTCCTACCTGCAGAACGCCTGGACCGTCCTGCCCATGGAAGTCCTTCAAG gtGTGACGCACGCCTCGGTTTGGGCAGCCTGCATCTCCTTCCTGAGCGCCGCGGTCCCGCCCGCTCTGAGGACCTCGGCTCAGGGCATCCTGCAGGGCCTGCACCTCGGGCTGGGGCGCGGCTGCGGGGCCATGGTGGGCGGAGTGTTCGTCAGTTATTTCG gtgctgctgaGACCTTCACAGGCATCGGCATGGCGTCGCTcgtcatcctcctcatcttctcctTCATCCAGTGTCTGACCGGAGAGACCGAAGGACAAG AGGACAAAATTCTAGCGGAGAACATCCCGGTGCCCTCCAGCCCCGTCCCCATCGCCACCATCGACCTGGTGCAGAGCCAGAACGCCGCCGGCGGCCTGAGCCCCGCCCACCAGGCCGCCATGCTGCCTGTCAGAAAGACCAAACACCAGGAGGATCAGGAGGACGTGACCAGGCCGGCGTGGGTGCTCTCCGGCGCCCCCTGGGTCACCATCGCCTTCGCACTGGTCCAGTTAAGAGAGATGATGAACATGGCGAAGAACAGCGGGCCGCCTCCAGAGATCCAGCCGCTGCAG GTGCCTAACGAGCGGGCGTCAGCTGAGGCGGCGGCGACGTCACACTCTGCACCCACACAGCCAGACACCACCCACCCCACACCCACAGACTGTCACTCAGACCAAACGCACCCGGCCTCTGACAGAGGAGGGGCGATGGAAACCCCGGCCTTCacagcaggagacacacactga